One Bombus affinis isolate iyBomAffi1 chromosome 10, iyBomAffi1.2, whole genome shotgun sequence genomic window, attttatatttcttaatagATACTTGTTAGTTGATTTTGGATTAGCACAAGAATATATAGCAGAGAAAAAATCTAACAATCTTAAATTACTCAATTCTGAAACACAAATTGTTAAAAGGAAAAGAACGGATGAAGTAATGTATCAATTATTTACAATTGTAGAAGTTTCTTTAAAAAACGTATGTTGTTACTCTCTAATATTTTTACAGAATAGTTTAAATTTTTCTCTCGATAGAAGAAGGAAAGGTACAGAAGAGAAGTGTTACTGCTTTGGTAAAGCAAAAGTTTGTTCATTATGTATATCAAAACCAGAACAGACAGCTCCAAGAGCTGGTACACCAGGTTTCCGTGCTCCGGAAGTTTTACTAAAGCATCCTTCACAAACACCAGCAATTGATATTTGGGCAAGTGGAGTAATGATGCTCTGTATTCTTAGTGGTACTCAACCATTTTTTCTTTCACCAGATGATTGTACAGCTTTAGCAGAAATAACAACTATATTTGGATCAAATAAAATGCAACAGTGTGCACGCAAATTAGGTTTGGAAAAGATCAtttttttaatacaatttatattatAGTCTTTTACTTCTTTTGGTTTGTTCTAATTTATCATTTTgcttactttatatattttaaaccTTTCTTTGATAATTCAGGAAAAAAAGTTATCTTTAGTGAAGATATACCAGGGGTTGATATTGTATCTTTATGTCAGAAAttacaaaaaagaaataaaggtttattaaataataaagatCATAACACCTGTGAAAAGGTATCTTCtataatttaacatttattcataaatataattaagaattcaagtataatatttttgtttttaaataatatgtaatgtaatgtactaaagattttatgttaaaaaatatttatattttaaggtATCATTGGACACTCAGTTTCCAAAAGAAGCTTATCATCTTCTACTAAGGTTATTGGATTTAGATTATAAAACACGTCTTACCGCAGATCAAGCTTTAAATcatccattttttaaattatagtatATATTTTCATCTTAAAAATTTTTGAATCTATTTTTGGCAGATGTAAAACAGTATATTATAAGTCAGTCAATATCATAAGAATAGCTAAATAATACTACATTTAATGTTATACTGAAAATATTGCACATTATGaaacttatacatatacataaatgtatacaaatatatagtatattattatttatattaaattaaataacttAGATTTTTAGGCATTAAataaatagttttatattttttatataactatattatatgtataatattagaatattaataaatgcaatatttttacaatttaactATGTCTAAAAATACTTACGTattacttaaatattttattgtgtTGTTTGCTATGAAAGATGAAATTGATAATCTTTCTTTAGGCACTTTGCGGTATTAtgataaatattcattattaGATATTCTTTACACACCAAAATTAAGTTAAGTGCATACTGTATATATTTATTCAATATTTtccaaattatttgtattttgtgGTACTTGTTCTTCATTTTCACTTTTCCTAATAAGTTTCCATTCTGCTGCAGCTTCTAATGCTTTAGCTGctaattctttaatttttttgTTTTCCACTGTATCACTCTTTGTCAAAGCCATTAAAATTTCCATTACATCAGTTTCAATCATTCTACTTGCTACATCTTTTGTACTTTTCATCAtatttaaaactattataatccctCTATGTTGTAAATCAGAATTTGGATTAGCAAGTAAATAATGTAGTGATTCTAACCAATCCTTtgaatcaaatatttttatgcaaGACTTTATGCTAACTGATGTTAACATTGCTAAGGCCCCTGCTGCCGCCATGCTTGTATCTACATCTTCATCTTCACAAAGAATGACCAGATATTTAACTCTATCGTTTTCTTGTTCATAATACTTAATAGTGTCTTCACACatcattaaattatttataacctgCGTGGATGCACGTTTTAACATTTCATGATCTTCATACATATAAGCTTCAACTTTTTGGAAGCCTCCTTCTTTTAAAATTCGTTTTCGAATACTATCATTAACACCGGCTAAGTTGCATAAGGCCATTAAAGCTTCAAAGTTTTCGAGTGCAGAGCATTCTGgatttaaaagatttaaaaatGGTCGAACTACCTCCATTATTCTTTGTCCAGGAAATGCAACTTCTGGATTTATTGTAATTCCTAATCGCGCGAGAGCTTGTGATGCTTGTTTTTTTCCTTTATCTGTGCCATCTAGAGCTAATGGTAAAAGTGCTTTTCCTCCACCTTGTTGAACAACAATTCCTCGTACATCCGGTTGACTACAAATTGCATTAAATACACGTGCTATTAATTCTTTGCTATTTTGGCTTTCTGTTTTAGAAAGTGCGACTAATGCATATGTTACACCGGCGTTAGCTAAAGCAATTACTCTTTTATTTACAAAATCTATATCATCTAACTCGTGTTCTTCTGGTATGTGATGTTTTGCAAATTTCGCTAATTCAATCATTTCTGGTATAAGTTCTTGTTTATCATATGCATTACATAAATTCACTAATGTAGTAACGACGCCATAAATTACAGACTGATCTCCAGTTTTGGCCAGTTCTATCATTGCTTGAACTGCTTGCACATCttcaattaatttttctttgaCTTCAGCATCAAAAGTAAGATATGATAATCCTTCCACTGCCCATTTTCTcatatctttttgttttttagGATTAATTAAAAACCTTCTACAAGCTTCAGCCAATTTTTTTGTTGCTCCATCAGCAAATGGTCTTATTGTAGCATCTGTACCACCTGAACTACCTAATTTACACAATCCTACTAAAGCACGTACTCTAATAGAATCATCTTTAGATTGGTACaacttttttaatatattcacGCCTTGATTGATAATTGTAGTAGCTTTGTCTTTTTTGGATGCAGCGGCAATAATACATTCGCAAGCAACTTTTTGTTGTAATAGATCTTCTGTTCCTGCCATAACAAGTATCATTTCTAAAATACCTCCCTTAGCAATTATTGTATTTCCAACATCTAGTGGACCAAGCAATAAAGTTGTTATTGCAACTACAACACGAACCTGtttaaaagaataatatgacatgaataaacatattatatatttatatttttcatgatATAGCTTTCACCAAAgattaaacaaatatattatttaccttaGATTCTATATCTGGTGTTAGTAGTTTATCTTTTATATATTCATCAATAGCATTTCTAAATTTTTCCTTTGCTGCATCATAATACATATTTTCATAAACTCTCGCCAAACACACACTTGTTATAGTTCTAGTAGATGATGTAATGTGCATTGAGGattcatatttatattcttcaagCTCACTAGCTACTTCCATTAAACGTTTCAAACCATGAAGTTCAACTAATCGTTCTGCCCAATTTAATGCAGTGTAGTGGATGTTACGCATAATAAGTTCTATAATTGCATCTCTAGCTAGTCCAGAAATTGTTCTGcttgttacactgtacagtaaACAAGATAAAATAGTATCTATCTCCTTGTTGTATTTATCACACAATTCTTTGTTTGGTTTTGAATCTGGTTTGTTAGTCATTCCACTATATGTGTTTAGTATTGTCTGTaaacataattttaaaaagatattaagATGAATATACATTTTAACATtgaaaataacaatttttcatatttattaaatttactaaCCTGTAAGCAATATTGAGCAGCATTTACTCTTTCTGCAATTATACTGTTGATCATCTCTAAACACCAAGGTATACCAATTTGCTTTATAATAGTTTCAGTTCTATTAATGTTATCTTTACATAATTCTGCAATAATTCGAACACCAATTGTTATTATTTCCTCACTTTTCTCAAGTTTAAGCATCTTTATTATTTTAGAGATTACTCCATCATTAAACATTATTTCTGCTCCTGCTCTTTCTCGAGCAAGAACAAGTAAATTGTTCATTGCTGTTTCTCGTTTTTCACTATCTCCTTTTATTTCGAAAGCTATATCTATCATTTGTGATACCTTTAAAAGAACATATTCATGTACTGGTTTGTGTATTatagaaaaagatatttttatagTTTCAACTATGCAAAAGTTTTAAAATACACTTTGTAATTGATCTATCATGTTATATAATGAATCCTAATATACAAACCTTTACACTAACACGAGAATTTTGTCTATATCTTTCTTGGACAATTTCATGTAACTTTGCAGCAATAGGTTGAATTGCTTTATTGCCAGGATCTGCAGAAATAATGTATCTTGCATCACGATATGCTTCTTCGTATCTTTCCAATGCTTCTAATGCTTGACATCGACGAAACAATGCTTTTGGATCATTTGGAGATATTTTAAGAGCTTCATCACAATCTTCAATTGCTTTATTATATTCTTCTTGTTTTAAATATGTAGCTGCACGATTCTTATAATATATAGCTTTCTCTGAATTATCTTCATTTGTAAGTTTTAATGCATTTGTATAACAACTTAAAGCTTCTGACCAATTTCCTTTATTGAATTCCACATTGCCCTCCTCCTTCCATTCATGTGCAGTCAAATTTGTTGTTTTTGTCATGTTGTTTAACTAAAcgttttctaataaaaaaaattaattatacattGTTTCAGAAAAATGTTCATGTTATAAAACAGTTTAACATAACAATTATCTAAATAAATTATAGTATATTATTTACACAGCATacgtttaaatattaaataaataatacttaATACGTAATTGCTATGTCAAGACGAAATTATGAATAATACCAATACACACATATGTAAAACTCTATAATACGTACCAAGAACTAAATATTATATGATTTTCTTTGAAATATTAGGAATTTAAATGTTAAAAGTTTAATTGCTGGTATTTCTTTCGAAAGTCTCTAATGCAATACTGAGACTGGCACTGCTTCTGCATCGTATTAAAAAGGGAACAGATCTATCCAGACGTCACTAGACTATTGCATGTTTATTTTAAACTGTGTTCGTCCCAcgatcgaataaaaataaaactgccgggttaaaataattttcaaacccGTTAGTAACGTTATCATGATACCTACATCTTTGCTATATTAATTGAATTTTCTTtctacaaaaattaaaaattatatctaTGTAAAACATGTTTAAATGTATTAAATCATCAATGATTGTTTATAATGCttcatattttctatttaaattgaaatacaaATATGTGTAGCatgtatatacaaatatatatgaatatgtatGTGCGCTTATAAATATTGGCGCGATTTTTAAATACGCTAGACACTAGCACTTAATATTATGAAAGTATTGATACATTCACTAGATATATGAAATTGTTTATGTAGAAATTGAAAAGTATAATTTTAGACTTTTATATAACAATTAGAGAACATCATTAACATTATTACCACAGGTTAGCTATCTATTTATAGGTTATAATCCTAGGTTTTATGTTTAGGATTGAAGATTAACTTAGGTTTAAAATCTAAGTCAATTGATTGTATCCAAAAACTATAATGTGTGGATGATgaaatacacacacacacacacacaaaagcGCGCGCACGCACGgagaaagatagagaaagaaaaaaacatcattatataaataaagaaaatatacatttattgaaaaaagtattttatttattttaccttCGTCATTACATTACATTCTCCACATCGCAATTGTATTGCAGCGATATACgatgatttttaatttttgtttctaatttcttcatTATGATGTATGGGTTTataattttccattagatacTTTTTTCATTCGTGAATTAAGATTACTATTAATTTGGAAGTTATGAgcgaaattttaaatttaattttatattatatcattaatGATAACATTATTTGTAATAGAAGTGCTCATGCAGGAAAAgatatacacatacacataaTTAAGCAACTTTGATATAATAATTGaactaatttataatattaccgCAATAATTTCCTATGTTACTATTACTGGACaaatttgtttattaaataaaattcagaaTCGCGATATATGTCCAACTATTCGCGATTAAATCTGATAAAAATTGGCAATTGATTGAgctaaaatataatacaaattatttGAACAATCACCATACATTTAATCCATTTTAGTTGTCGCAAAAATTTTTATGACAagaaacatatttaaaaaagatcGTACTTTACCTCTCTAAATTATTGGAaccgattaaaaaatatacgtatatttttattacaaaaatatactCAATCCTGTTTAAATTTCTTGCATTGAATAAAAACATAACAGTGTATTATCTTAccgaatatttcgaaataaattaATTCCAATATTGCATAAGTGTTATATTGATTTAATAAGAAATTCGATATTCTAATGTACATTGATATTTATGGCATGTATAGGAATTATTTTATGTGAGCTAAGTAATATGTACCAATGTGTTCTATTGTATTTTAGATATTAAACATTGTAATAGCACTTACATACTATacatgttattttatttatgaacCTACTTAATAACATTCGtgattattaaatatttcgtgATAATAGTTATACACATATGTCTAAATTTTGTAAACATTTTTATATGAAACGTACTTCAACACTgtaaaaagaattttggataTATGTTTATGAATAACTTTGCTTGTAATTTTATACTGTTTAACTTATAgtaaatcaaaataaaaattcgttatacttattaatatctaaaatataaagctattacaattttattaatttatgaaaataagatTGAAAACTGCAATAGAAAATTTATCTCTTTTATACAAAACTTAGTTATATAGGTAATATATACTGTGTTCactttttccattttataatagaaattatattttataaattgcaCAAGTAAAtcttatatgaaaatatatttatttttaatcacAAGAATTTCTGCGACGAACCTTGGACTAGCAATGAATGGTGATAAGTAATTAAGAATAATCTAGAAAATTTGTAACCAGAGTCCACTTAGAACTGTGTAAAATCATATTAAGACAGACTACTTACATTATCATTGATTAATAAAAAAGATAGTACGAATGATGATAATTGAAATGTTGCGAGGTTATGATAGAAACAGAAATTTCGTTATTAACAAAATATGGTGATAGAAGAGATGAGTTCTTTTTATTTTAGTAGACTATTATTATTGAATGTTTCAGCTGCCCCTAGCTTCTGTTGAAGATGCTTCTTCGCCACGTTGTATTTTTAGCCATTCAACAAATTCATCAAGCATTACTGGCCCTGTAAAAAATACATGCACTAAATGTGAAGTACGcacataattaaaatatattcgtcAGTGACATTATGCGATTACACACATGCTCCATCTAAATCATAATTAGCTAAATCATGATTGATTGTACGAGAAAATTCTAAAATGTTGCACCACTGATCTTTATTGATCACTTTGTACTTCGATTGATCTAGGAACTGAGCAAATTGTGTAAACAATGGCCAATGTTTTCCCAAAAGTAATTGTAACATAACTCTTGCTGTTTCCATATCCATACTTCTTTGATCTTTGTCCTAAAATATGGtgtataatacatatacatgtCTACAAAAGTTTTAATACATACAAAATATAATGCTTACTCTAGCAAAATCATAAGCATATCTGTATATTCCCTTAAATGTATGTGGATCATTTAATTGATTCCTTAGGTACTCAAGTTTCTGTTGTATTTTACTAATAGAATCACACTGTAAGT contains:
- the LOC126920860 gene encoding cell division cycle 7-related protein kinase-like isoform X1, which encodes MEEKTQMEEDNDDENNVAVKNTIPLIKDLFHVHGKVGEGTFSSVYLATLKLSDGSKKFALKHLVPTRHPEKIERELQCMQQIGGKDYVVGLELCLRNFETVIFVMPYMRHDKFSEYVQDMTVQETKDYMIALLTALRRVHKFNIIHRDVKPSNFLYDRCNKRYLLVDFGLAQEYIAEKKSNNLKLLNSETQIVKRKRTDENSLNFSLDRRRKGTEEKCYCFGKAKVCSLCISKPEQTAPRAGTPGFRAPEVLLKHPSQTPAIDIWASGVMMLCILSGTQPFFLSPDDCTALAEITTIFGSNKMQQCARKLGKKVIFSEDIPGVDIVSLCQKLQKRNKGLLNNKDHNTCEKVSLDTQFPKEAYHLLLRLLDLDYKTRLTADQALNHPFFKL
- the LOC126920869 gene encoding DCN1-like protein 5 yields the protein MPRSKRRAPSSTNHHTPIEMSPSAHEEGISRHPSKRLRHTSSARRYSKTEDVSTASSFSQKRCITWFREYTTPDDSDTLGPEGMEKFCEDIGVEPENVVMLVLAYKMNARQMGFFTLSEWLKGLSDLQCDSISKIQQKLEYLRNQLNDPHTFKGIYRYAYDFARDKDQRSMDMETARVMLQLLLGKHWPLFTQFAQFLDQSKYKVINKDQWCNILEFSRTINHDLANYDLDGAWPVMLDEFVEWLKIQRGEEASSTEARGS
- the LOC126920860 gene encoding cell division cycle 7-related protein kinase-like isoform X2, which codes for MEEKTQMEEDNDDENNVAVKNTIPLIKDLFHVHGKVGEGTFSSVYLATLKLSDGSKKFALKHLVPTRHPEKIERELQCMQQIGGKDYVVGLELCLRNFETVIFVMPYMRHDKFSEYVQDMTVQETKDYMIALLTALRRVHKFNIIHRDVKPSNFLYDRCNKRYLLVDFGLAQEYIAEKKSNNLKLLNSETQIVKRKRTDENSLNFSLDRRRKGTEEKCYCFGKAKVCSLCISKPEQTAPRAGTPGFRAPEVLLKHPSQTPAIDIWASGVMMLCILSGTQPFFLSPDDCTALAEITTIFGSNKMQQCARKLGIIGHSVSKRSLSSSTKVIGFRL
- the LOC126920834 gene encoding protein unc-45 homolog B, whose product is MTKTTNLTAHEWKEEGNVEFNKGNWSEALSCYTNALKLTNEDNSEKAIYYKNRAATYLKQEEYNKAIEDCDEALKISPNDPKALFRRCQALEALERYEEAYRDARYIISADPGNKAIQPIAAKLHEIVQERYRQNSRVSVKVSQMIDIAFEIKGDSEKRETAMNNLLVLARERAGAEIMFNDGVISKIIKMLKLEKSEEIITIGVRIIAELCKDNINRTETIIKQIGIPWCLEMINSIIAERVNAAQYCLQTILNTYSGMTNKPDSKPNKELCDKYNKEIDTILSCLLYSVTSRTISGLARDAIIELIMRNIHYTALNWAERLVELHGLKRLMEVASELEEYKYESSMHITSSTRTITSVCLARVYENMYYDAAKEKFRNAIDEYIKDKLLTPDIESKVRVVVAITTLLLGPLDVGNTIIAKGGILEMILVMAGTEDLLQQKVACECIIAAASKKDKATTIINQGVNILKKLYQSKDDSIRVRALVGLCKLGSSGGTDATIRPFADGATKKLAEACRRFLINPKKQKDMRKWAVEGLSYLTFDAEVKEKLIEDVQAVQAMIELAKTGDQSVIYGVVTTLVNLCNAYDKQELIPEMIELAKFAKHHIPEEHELDDIDFVNKRVIALANAGVTYALVALSKTESQNSKELIARVFNAICSQPDVRGIVVQQGGGKALLPLALDGTDKGKKQASQALARLGITINPEVAFPGQRIMEVVRPFLNLLNPECSALENFEALMALCNLAGVNDSIRKRILKEGGFQKVEAYMYEDHEMLKRASTQVINNLMMCEDTIKYYEQENDRVKYLVILCEDEDVDTSMAAAGALAMLTSVSIKSCIKIFDSKDWLESLHYLLANPNSDLQHRGIIIVLNMMKSTKDVASRMIETDVMEILMALTKSDTVENKKIKELAAKALEAAAEWKLIRKSENEEQVPQNTNNLENIE